Proteins from one Bos indicus x Bos taurus breed Angus x Brahman F1 hybrid chromosome 19, Bos_hybrid_MaternalHap_v2.0, whole genome shotgun sequence genomic window:
- the LOC113877943 gene encoding zinc finger protein 624 isoform X1 → MAAVVFSVGPLSPQVFQPEEDLHLQAEEPELVKESVTFKDVAVDFTLEEWRLMDPTQRDLHKDVMLENYRNLVSLGLAISKPDMISHLENGKGPWVVVREISRTPFSELETKPTTKNTIPTEDFSKKHLSQDAIVEKLTENGLWDPIMGGLWKWGDRILRLQYSQQSPVGQKTVKPKKIPTIQKGFEFGTVLLPEPEVITEEPHGKYQTHDGNFTEGLDLITDTHLRKEICKDTEGSKVTSPASELTLEKKPNKKEKPYKCSTCEKAFRYRSLLNQHQRTHTKEKPYECNECGKMFSQPSYLSQHKKIHTGEKPYKCSECGKAFIASSSLMVHQRIHTKEKPYQCNVCGKSFSQCARLNQHQRIQTGEKPYKCSECGKAFSDKSKLARHQETHNGDKPYKCNDCGKAFRNKSYLSVHQKTHTEEKPYKCNECGKSFKNTTIFNVHQRIHTGEKPFRCNECGKAYRSNSSLIVHIRTHTGEKPYECSECGKAFNRIANFTEHQRIHTGEKPYKCNECGKAFINYSCLSVHHRMHTGEKPYKCNECGKAFMRSSSLIIHQRIHTEEKPYLCNECGESFRIKSHLTVHQRIHTGEKPYKCTDCERAFTKMVNLKEHQKIHTGVKPYTCYNCGKSFRTKSYLIVHQRTHTGEKPYKCNECEKAFTNTSQLTVHQRRHTGEKPYKCNECGKVFTSNSGFNTHQRTHTGEKPFKCNDCGKAFSQMVHVTEHQKIHSGEKPYKCDVCGKAFRRGSYLTVHWRTHTGEKPYTCKECGKGCITLSQLTLHQRIHTGERPYRCEECGKAFRTNSDFIVHLRMHTGEKPYKCSECGKAFRSSSSLTVHQRTHQREIQLI, encoded by the exons gaatcagtgacaTTTAAAGATGTGGCTGTAGACTTCACGTTGGAAGAATGGAGGTTGATGGACCCTACACAGAGGGACCTGCATAAGGATGTGATGCTAGAGAATTATAGGAATCTTGTCTCCTTGG GGCTTGCAATTTCCAAACCAGACATGATATCTCATTTGGAGAATGGAAAAGGACCATGGGTGGTAGTGAGAGAAATTTCAAGAACCCCCTTTTCGG agtTGGAGAccaaacctacaaccaagaatacgaTACCAACAGAGGATTTTTCTAAAAAACATTTATCACAGGATGCCATTGTAGAGAAACTCACAGAGAATGGTCTATGGGACCCCATAATGGGAGGATTATGGAAATGGGGCGACAGGATACTGAGACTGCAGTATAGTCAGCAGAGTCCTGTAGGCCAAAAAACAGTTAAACCCAAGAAAATCCCCACTATTCAGAAAGGCTTTGAGTTTGGAACTGTTCTTCTTCCAGAACCAGAAGTTATCACAGAAGAGCCCCATGGCAAATACCAAACACATGATGGAAATTTTACAGAGGGTTTAGATTTGATCACAGATACCCATCTGAGGAAGGAAATTTGCAAGGATACAGAAGGCAGCAAAGTCACAAGCCCTGCCTCAGAACTCACTTTAGAGAAAAAAcccaataagaaagaaaaaccctATAAATGTAGTACATGTGAAAAGGCCTTCCGTTACAGGTCATTACTCAATCAACATCAGAGAACTCACACTAAAGAAAAACCTtatgaatgtaatgaatgtgggaaaaTGTTCAGCCAGCCTTCTTATCTTAGTCAACATAAAAaaattcacactggagaaaaacccTATAAATGTAGTGAATGTGGAAAGGCTTTCATTGCTTCTTCATCACTTATGGtgcatcagagaattcatactaaGGAGAAACCTTATCAATGCAATGTCTGTGGAAAATCTTTTAGCCAGTGTGCGCGCCTTAATCAGCACCAGAGAATTCaaactggagagaagccctatAAATGTAGTGAATGCGGGAAAGCTTTTAGTGATAAATCAAAACTTGCAAGACATCAGGAAACTCACAATGGAGACAAACCCTACAAATGTAATGATTGTGGGAAAGCCTTTAGGAATAAGTCATATCTTAGTGTACATCAGAAGACCCATACTgaagagaaaccatataaatgcaATGAGTGTGGAAAATCTTTCAAGAATACCACAATCTTTAAtgttcatcagagaattcatactggagagaagcccttTAGGTGTAATGAATGTGGCAAAGCCTACAGAAGTAATTCCAGTCTTATTGTGCATATCAGAACTCACACTGGGgaaaaaccctatgaatgtagTGAATGTGGGAAGGCATTCAATCGTATAGCAAATTTCACAGAACATCAGAGGATTCATACTGGAGAAAAACCCTATAAATGTAATGAATGCGGGAAAGCATTTATTAATTATTCATGCCTTAGTGTACACCACAGAATgcatacaggagagaaaccttataaatgtaatgaatgtggaaaGGCCTTCATGCGTTCTTCATCTCTAATTATacatcagcgaattcatactgAGGAGAAACCTTATCTCTGTAATGAATGTGGGGAATCTTTCAGAATAAAATCACACTTAACTGTACATCAGAggattcatactggagagaaaccatataaatgtacTGACTGTGAGAGGGCATTTACCAAAATGGTAAATCTTAAGGAACACCAGAAAATTCACACTGGTGTGAAACCCTACACATGCtacaactgtggaaaatccttcagaACTAAGTCATACCTTATTGTACATCAGAGGACCCACACTGGAGAAAAACCAtataaatgtaatgaatgtgaGAAAGCTTTCACTAATACATCACAGCTTACTGTGCATCAGAGAAggcatactggagagaaaccctataaatgtaatgaatgtgggaagGTTTTCACAAGTAACTCAGGCTTTAATACCCATCAAAGGACACATACCGGGGAGAAGCCATTTAAATGTAATGACTGTGGCAAAGCATTTAGCCAGATGGTACACGTTACAGAACATCAGAAAATCCATAgtggagagaaaccctataaaTGTGATGTCTGTGGAAAAGCCTTCAGGAGAGGTTCATACCTTACAGTTCATTGGAGGACACATACTGGAGAAAAACCTTACACgtgtaaggaatgtgggaaagGTTGTATTACTCTATCACAGCTAACTCTGCACCAGAGAATTCATACCGGGGAGAGGCCCTATAGATGTGAagaatgtggaaaagccttcagAACTAACTCAGACTTCATTGTGCATCTGAGGATGCACACTGGAGAAAAACCCTATAAATGTAgtgaatgtggaaaagcctttaGGAGTAGCTCCAGCCTTACTGTACATCAAAGAACACATCAGAGAGAAATTCAGTTAATATAG
- the LOC113877943 gene encoding zinc finger protein 624 isoform X2: MDPTQRDLHKDVMLENYRNLVSLGLAISKPDMISHLENGKGPWVVVREISRTPFSELETKPTTKNTIPTEDFSKKHLSQDAIVEKLTENGLWDPIMGGLWKWGDRILRLQYSQQSPVGQKTVKPKKIPTIQKGFEFGTVLLPEPEVITEEPHGKYQTHDGNFTEGLDLITDTHLRKEICKDTEGSKVTSPASELTLEKKPNKKEKPYKCSTCEKAFRYRSLLNQHQRTHTKEKPYECNECGKMFSQPSYLSQHKKIHTGEKPYKCSECGKAFIASSSLMVHQRIHTKEKPYQCNVCGKSFSQCARLNQHQRIQTGEKPYKCSECGKAFSDKSKLARHQETHNGDKPYKCNDCGKAFRNKSYLSVHQKTHTEEKPYKCNECGKSFKNTTIFNVHQRIHTGEKPFRCNECGKAYRSNSSLIVHIRTHTGEKPYECSECGKAFNRIANFTEHQRIHTGEKPYKCNECGKAFINYSCLSVHHRMHTGEKPYKCNECGKAFMRSSSLIIHQRIHTEEKPYLCNECGESFRIKSHLTVHQRIHTGEKPYKCTDCERAFTKMVNLKEHQKIHTGVKPYTCYNCGKSFRTKSYLIVHQRTHTGEKPYKCNECEKAFTNTSQLTVHQRRHTGEKPYKCNECGKVFTSNSGFNTHQRTHTGEKPFKCNDCGKAFSQMVHVTEHQKIHSGEKPYKCDVCGKAFRRGSYLTVHWRTHTGEKPYTCKECGKGCITLSQLTLHQRIHTGERPYRCEECGKAFRTNSDFIVHLRMHTGEKPYKCSECGKAFRSSSSLTVHQRTHQREIQLI; this comes from the exons ATGGACCCTACACAGAGGGACCTGCATAAGGATGTGATGCTAGAGAATTATAGGAATCTTGTCTCCTTGG GGCTTGCAATTTCCAAACCAGACATGATATCTCATTTGGAGAATGGAAAAGGACCATGGGTGGTAGTGAGAGAAATTTCAAGAACCCCCTTTTCGG agtTGGAGAccaaacctacaaccaagaatacgaTACCAACAGAGGATTTTTCTAAAAAACATTTATCACAGGATGCCATTGTAGAGAAACTCACAGAGAATGGTCTATGGGACCCCATAATGGGAGGATTATGGAAATGGGGCGACAGGATACTGAGACTGCAGTATAGTCAGCAGAGTCCTGTAGGCCAAAAAACAGTTAAACCCAAGAAAATCCCCACTATTCAGAAAGGCTTTGAGTTTGGAACTGTTCTTCTTCCAGAACCAGAAGTTATCACAGAAGAGCCCCATGGCAAATACCAAACACATGATGGAAATTTTACAGAGGGTTTAGATTTGATCACAGATACCCATCTGAGGAAGGAAATTTGCAAGGATACAGAAGGCAGCAAAGTCACAAGCCCTGCCTCAGAACTCACTTTAGAGAAAAAAcccaataagaaagaaaaaccctATAAATGTAGTACATGTGAAAAGGCCTTCCGTTACAGGTCATTACTCAATCAACATCAGAGAACTCACACTAAAGAAAAACCTtatgaatgtaatgaatgtgggaaaaTGTTCAGCCAGCCTTCTTATCTTAGTCAACATAAAAaaattcacactggagaaaaacccTATAAATGTAGTGAATGTGGAAAGGCTTTCATTGCTTCTTCATCACTTATGGtgcatcagagaattcatactaaGGAGAAACCTTATCAATGCAATGTCTGTGGAAAATCTTTTAGCCAGTGTGCGCGCCTTAATCAGCACCAGAGAATTCaaactggagagaagccctatAAATGTAGTGAATGCGGGAAAGCTTTTAGTGATAAATCAAAACTTGCAAGACATCAGGAAACTCACAATGGAGACAAACCCTACAAATGTAATGATTGTGGGAAAGCCTTTAGGAATAAGTCATATCTTAGTGTACATCAGAAGACCCATACTgaagagaaaccatataaatgcaATGAGTGTGGAAAATCTTTCAAGAATACCACAATCTTTAAtgttcatcagagaattcatactggagagaagcccttTAGGTGTAATGAATGTGGCAAAGCCTACAGAAGTAATTCCAGTCTTATTGTGCATATCAGAACTCACACTGGGgaaaaaccctatgaatgtagTGAATGTGGGAAGGCATTCAATCGTATAGCAAATTTCACAGAACATCAGAGGATTCATACTGGAGAAAAACCCTATAAATGTAATGAATGCGGGAAAGCATTTATTAATTATTCATGCCTTAGTGTACACCACAGAATgcatacaggagagaaaccttataaatgtaatgaatgtggaaaGGCCTTCATGCGTTCTTCATCTCTAATTATacatcagcgaattcatactgAGGAGAAACCTTATCTCTGTAATGAATGTGGGGAATCTTTCAGAATAAAATCACACTTAACTGTACATCAGAggattcatactggagagaaaccatataaatgtacTGACTGTGAGAGGGCATTTACCAAAATGGTAAATCTTAAGGAACACCAGAAAATTCACACTGGTGTGAAACCCTACACATGCtacaactgtggaaaatccttcagaACTAAGTCATACCTTATTGTACATCAGAGGACCCACACTGGAGAAAAACCAtataaatgtaatgaatgtgaGAAAGCTTTCACTAATACATCACAGCTTACTGTGCATCAGAGAAggcatactggagagaaaccctataaatgtaatgaatgtgggaagGTTTTCACAAGTAACTCAGGCTTTAATACCCATCAAAGGACACATACCGGGGAGAAGCCATTTAAATGTAATGACTGTGGCAAAGCATTTAGCCAGATGGTACACGTTACAGAACATCAGAAAATCCATAgtggagagaaaccctataaaTGTGATGTCTGTGGAAAAGCCTTCAGGAGAGGTTCATACCTTACAGTTCATTGGAGGACACATACTGGAGAAAAACCTTACACgtgtaaggaatgtgggaaagGTTGTATTACTCTATCACAGCTAACTCTGCACCAGAGAATTCATACCGGGGAGAGGCCCTATAGATGTGAagaatgtggaaaagccttcagAACTAACTCAGACTTCATTGTGCATCTGAGGATGCACACTGGAGAAAAACCCTATAAATGTAgtgaatgtggaaaagcctttaGGAGTAGCTCCAGCCTTACTGTACATCAAAGAACACATCAGAGAGAAATTCAGTTAATATAG